The DNA region CATAAAGTCCTGGAGCTGTTTTCCGAGatctgaaagataaaaatatccattCCAGAATATGCAATTGATCTTCCCAATTATCATTCCATTGACACAATATTCCACATGGTATTTCATggtctttcaaaataaacaattgAACACCAACAGAGGGATCTATCCTGTTAACAAATTTGTGTGCTAGGGCTAATTCAACTTCTTCTAGGGTCTTTTTTGCCGCTGAGGTCAATTGCCTCTCATCAGTGGAGGAAGTGATGCCTGACAGCAGATCAAACAATGGTTGCATCTGATGATTAGTTATGCCTAAATATGATCGAATCCAACCTATTAAACCAACCAATTTCTGTACATCAGTAGCAGTTTTAACATCAATGTCTAACTTTACAGGTTGAGGCATAACTTGAGTGTTGGTCACCAACATACCTAGGTATTTCCAAGGCATGTGTTCCTGCACTTTCTCTGGAGCAATAATCAAGCCAAAGTCTTTCAAATTTGTCACAGCACATTGTTTAAGAGCTGACAACTGTTGTTTGTTGTCAGATGCCAACAAGatatcatccatgtaatgatagCAGTAGCAGTTTTTAAATTGCTCCCTCACTTTTGACAAGGCCTGTGCCACAAACCATTGACAAATAGTTGGCGAATTTTTCATGCCTTGTGGGAGTACCTTCCATTGATATCTTTTATCAGGTTCAGCATGATTTATAGGAAGGCACCGTAAATGCGAGTTTTTCTTTGTCCTGCTCAGCCAATGGAATAGTGAAGAGACAATCTTTTAGATCAATGACAACTATTTGCCATTCTTGTGGAATCATCGTGGGTGTAGGAAGGCCTGGTTGCAAAGCTCCCATTGTTGCCATTACAGCATTTATCTGCCGTAAATCATGTAAAAGTCTCCATTTTCCcgatttcttttttattacaaaaacagGGGTGTTCCAGGGACTGAATGATTCCTCAATGTGTCCTGCTTGTAACTGTTCTGTAACTAATTCTTGCAGGGCAGTAAGCTTTTCAGTAGTCAGGGGCCACTGGCGAACCCGGACAGGCTTATCTGTCAACCATGTCAGGGGTACAACTGGACGTTCATTGCCCTGTAACACAGTGGCCCCCATTAAAAATCCGTAGTAATTTTGACACCCCATTGAGATAAACAATCTCGTCCCCACAAACTTTGAGGAGTATCGGCAACATAGGGTCTGATGTTAGCTTGTTGGCCATCAGGATGTTTCACATTAATTACAATGGCTGACAGGCCACCTGTTGTAGCACCACCCAACCCGAGGAGTCCAAAACTTGCATGAGTGAGAGGCCACGATTGAGGCCAGCAAAGTCGTGAGAGTATTGTAACATCTGCTCCAGTGTCAATCAAACCTGTTACTGATATAGTTCCTGGATGACATCCATTGGTGGTGAGAGTGCATGTCTTTTCTGGACGGCTCTCTGTTACTTTCTCAGTCCAAAACACTTGAGGTACTCCTGTCGATCCAAAGCTTCCTGTGCCGCGACTTCGGTCCACTGCATTTGGAACAGAACTCACAAAAGGTACAAGCTGAGCAATGCAAGTTCCTTTCTGAATAGTGACAGGAGGGTCATCAATGGATACCATAGCATGAATCTGCCCTAAATAATCAGCATCAATAAGCCCTAGATGCACATGAATACCTCTAAGTGTAGTACTTGATCTCCCTATCAAAAACGCACTCAATCCCCGTCCTATCGGACCATAGGCATCAAGAGGCACTTTAcatatttcttttgttaaaatGGTTACTGTGTCAGCGGTGGGTATATCAATCCCTGCGGACCCGCTTGTTGCCCCTGAGAATTGTTCGCAGATGGGTagctttgcagggctgggaaggcccGCATTTGCTGTTGTAGTTGTTGGGGTATTTGTTTCCCCACGCGCCCCTTCGCGCTCCTCTTTGGGTTTCCCGGCAATAGCTGACCATTTGCATGATATCTACTTCTGCATTGCTTAGCATAGTGCCCAGTTTTAGCACAACGGTTGCATACAACATTGATACTTGCACTTGGCCTAAATGTTGTTCTCTGGACAGTACACTGTGACTTTACGTGCCCTTGTTGTCCACAATTATAACACTTCGCTGAAGGTCTTAAcactgcagcaagagctgccatTTTATGCTCGACTGAACCAACTTTCGAGCAAGCAGTAACCATTTCAGACAAGGTGGGTTCCCCAGGCAAAGTATCAATAATTTTTCTGCAAtctgggtttgcattttctttagccAATTGTACACACAATTTGTCTCGCAAAGTTTCATCATCTACTTGTTTCTCAATAGCGGCAGCAAGTTTTTCAGCAAACTGCAAAAATGGTTCTCTCATTCCTTGTTGTATAGtaacatatttctgttttggagctgccatttccattgttttAGTTAAGGCACTCATGCCAATTTGCTGAGCTTGTGCCAAAATCGAAGGATCCCACCTTGCCTGTAAATCTGGATTAGCAAAAGGCCCAGAGCCCATTAGGGCATCAACACCCACAGCATGATGAGGGTCGTGTTGAGGCAACTGCACATTTGTTAAAGCGGTGCGCTCAGCCACTCGCCTCCAAGTTTCTTGAAATACACCATATTGTACTGGCTGGAATAGAATTGTAGCAAGATGAGTGATGTCATAAGGTGCAAGCAAATCTGCATTAATCACACGTATTAATTGCATTACCTCTGAGGAATTAATACCATATTGAGCTACTTTTGATTGGAGGTCTTGCACAACCCTCCAGGCGAAGACATGATGACTGTCGTTCTGTCctgttccaggagctgctttgaaaactggaaaagccatAGGGTTATCACAAGCAACATTTGCAATGGCACTGTTCTCCTGAGGTACTCTTGGAGCACCTAACCTTTCTATGATGTCCCAGTTCTTTTCTTCAACTGCTTTCCTCCTAACAAATTCCCAAAACTCTTGAGGGTGTCGAGGAAGCACAGTGACTTGGCATGGAGGCAAAGTCCATGGGGCAGTAAGACTAGAGCTCTTAGGAGATGAAGAGACCAGAGCTCCTTGCCCCAAGTCAGGTGTTACTGCAGGCGACTCATCACTTGACTCACTGTTGCTGTCACTGTCAGGTAAAGGAGGATACGGCCTTGCAGGTTGTTCAAGCATCTCAGAGGGGAGCGGGGGGGCAGACGGCTGGACCAGAGAGGAGGGAAGCGGGGGGGCAGACGGCTGGACCTTTCTCTCTGCTAAAGACATTTCAGCTAACTGGCGTAGCGGTGTAGTATATACAGGCACCATCTCGAGCTGCTGCGCAGGTGTGAGATAAGGAGGCTTAGGAGTCTGATAAGAAGAGGCTAGGGCAGGTTGCccagaagttttggcagctttcccagaagctttgGCAGCATGCCAGGTAACTCCCATGGCATCCGAACTTTCTTCACCAAGTTCCCCATCAGAGCCCCCTTCTACCTCAGCCCCCCCGTCAGATATCAGTCCCGACTCTTCGTCCGCATcttgctctgtttctctttctATTCTCCATTCCTTTAAAGCCTCAAAGAGCGAGTTCCAGGTTACTGCTAAATCAACAGCTGTTTTATCTCCCGCTCGAATAACTTGCCAAAGTCTGTTCCCGACTTTCTTCCATGCCTTAACACTAAATGCTGTGTTGGGATCAgtgccaaaattctgtgatttagcccACAGCAATATATTACGAAGCTCATAGTCTGACgtattaattcccttatttcttaacaaaactttccatgtagacagaacaccttcttcctctttagataaattttgtcccattattactagttggtggctcacctactTCCAGGTGTCTTGATTGGAGGGAATCAGGTCCGGACCTCCCTGTGGCTTCCACCTgccactctcagctgcaccaacGCCGCCTCCCCCACTACGTCCCAGTGGGTCACGGTTGCCAATTACTAGGATCCTGTATGGGCCCCCACCGACTATGTTCTTATCACGTCGGCGTCTCCAAAATGTCGCAGTCGAGGCGGTCACgacataaagcagagaccacaagcagtctcagttggTAACACTTGGCAacagtttattaatgaaaatggctgatcttttatacactttccagtTGCTTACCCTTCCTCTACCTTAGCTATTGGCCACAATAATTCAATACCATGccattggtgaaaagttactctgactccacctaactttctaaaaacgcttcatccagctgcagaatgctcttatcttccttctctcgatctccttggttacagccttggagaaagctccttatcagcttcttcttcttcttacttctcgctcctttagctaacaggcccgctgctagccccttccacaatGAATAAATATggaactttttttcttttatggaaTAAATTTTGTGATTGAGAGCTGGTAAAGATATTTGTGCAATTTTCCAGTCAGTAGTTTGTTGTGCTTTTACATGTGGAATCCTGTTCCCTTATGTTATAGTGGCATATATGAAATACCCTTTCAGCAACATATTTTCACGCAGGATTTAAAAactttggtggttttgtttgcttgtttgtttgtttgtttgttgatGAGTCAAGGAATTCTTCACATCTTCAAGTTGAAACATCTTGGTTCTTCTTGGCTGTATGCAAGATTTGGCTACATCTGCTGCCTCCCATTATTCATTCTTATGACTGCCTATTGCTTCTCATCCGGTTCTGAGACTAGAAGGTTAAAGAGAAAACTGATGCAAAAGACTTCTGTTTAAGAGTGATACCTGCATAATTCATGAGGAAATACTTCCTGCAATAAAATGCAGTGATCAGACCTCTGATCTTCAGAAGATCCCCACTGTTCTCAGGGAGATTCTGCACAAGAATCTGAACTGCAGATTGGAAGAGTTTATTATTGTTACTTATTACATTCAAATAGATTGTCTAAATTCAGATAAATATCTGAAGTTTTGTTTGCTAATCTGAACTAAGTAAGTGGGATTTGACCATTATTGCTAATTACCTTTTTTAATTATCACATTAAAAAAGGGTGTGAGGGAGCTCCTTTGCCAAACAACTTGTTTTTTCCTCAGGTTGCTGTGACCCTGTGCATCATATCTGCCTGACAAAAATATTATGTTTGGTAGAGCTTTATTGAggtttttgaaatatttttttttcccagttggAAGAACTAATTCCTGAAATTAAAACAACTTTTTAATAGTATCATTTATAAATTCTTGGTGTATATATTGTTAAATAAACTTGTTTTGTGAAAAGAGCAATCAAGTTATGATGCAAAAATTCTCCTTTAGCTATCATACAGAGTATCACTGGTAATTATTTTCCATACAGTACAAAGGAGACAAgttcttttccctgtttccagATGGCAAAGATGGAAGGTAATTGAAATTATATGCAAGCTACAGCATACATAAAAAATATAGTAAACAAGCCATATTTTATGACAGCATCATTAGAGTGATTTAAAGGTAAAGCAGCCTTTGAGAAACTAATGATTGGTAATTGTCAAGTATTTGTACTGACTAACTACCTTCAAAACATGTTGTAAAGACTTAGATTATATTATCTATAACCTCCAGAAAGATTAAATGTAttgatacataaaaataaaaaagacaaaagttaATTATCTACAGCTTTGTGTTATCAGGGACAGAAATTGATGTGCAGGTTCATATTTTGCTGGAATTTGGGAGGTGTTAGGAGGTTTGATCTGACATATTCTGACCAGGAAACCTGATGTCTGAATATCATAGTGTTTAGACTACTAGACAGTGTGGTGTACACATTTATGCAAGACACCTGCTGTTGGTTTCTGAGTTACTTTTCAAcaagatttgttttctgttatttaaTGCATTCCCTCCCCTCCCTAATACTTCAATAACATGGATCCtggtttaaaaatttaaaaaaaaatgtactactcagcagcacagaactCACAAGGTGCAATTAGATTAGCTCCATTAGCTTTTGTAGCAGCTGAGGATCTAGCCCAAACCATTTATTACCTTCATCAGGCTATAAATTACTTTGGACCCATATGTTTACATGGTTGACAAGTGGTTTGCATAGAAGTAAAAGTACTCTGCCTGCAGCTACCATTTCACCTCAAACATGGATTTACAATGTCACAGGTACTCTTAACAGGAATGTTTGCCCCAGGTCTTCCATGCTCATGCTGTTGTTTTGAATGTTAAATAAAGTACAGCAACAATTCAATGTATCTTTTACAGTGATCACCCATTTTCCCAGCTATTATAATGTCTGTGTTAAGAAGCTCCCATCTGCCCAGAGGACATTGCAGATGTGAGGGATGTGGCTTTACTTAAGACGCGCAAGACAAGAGAGAGATGCTGTGAAAATATCATCCCAGCCTTGTAAAAATTCTCTAATTGTTCTTATCTGTAGAAAGGGAACCACTAGCAACAACTGTCTACTTTCTTACTTAACAGGCATAGGTCTTCTTGGACAGAGGCAACTCTGGAGCATTTGGAGAGCTTCAGAAAACCTTTAGGAATGAAGGAGGCTGTTCCATGAGAGAGAGAATTTCATTGAGATGCAAAAGAACCACAGGAGAAGACAGAATTACCCACAATTTCTCAGATATTAGAggaaaaagagcaggaagaagaaaagagataTAATGGCAGAGTGAGGCTTTCCTGTGCAAGTGCGCAAGCAGATGCACCAGCAGTTCAGGTGGAAAGCACATTCAATCAACACAACCTCTTgccttctatttctttctccttcctccctcacAGCATCTGCCTCCAGGATGACTAATCCCAAGTTACAGACTGCAGAGAGTGTGACTGACTAAAAACACTGCCCAGGCACTTGTACCTCCTTCTTAACTTTAACTTCCTAGCTTTGAAAATGACAACGCTGGACTTTTTGATACTGATCCCAATAACCAAACACGGTGCCAAAATATTTGCTTCTCTAGGATGACTGGATATCCACCTAAAGACTGCTTAATGAATCAAAGAAATGAGTCAGGAAAGCAAGACCATGAACCGTTCTCTGAGGCCAAGTAGCCATGACGTGAGGTATGTACATTGTACCTGAGTCTCCCCATGCCCCATTCATTTTTCCTGTGGTGATAGATCATGAATAACTTTTAATTACTCTTTTTTCAGTTCAAAGGTCATGAAATGATGTAAAAATGCCAACATATGTCATATCCACTGGTGTGAAATGTGTGATGCTTTCTGTAAATTCTCATTAAACCAAACAAATACAGCAGACCACGTGTCAGGGAACTCATATACTCTTGTAACATAGTGCCCTTAACTCTGGCAACCAGGCCATTATTTAGGCTCAAAAAGTGTTGGCTAACAAGGCCCTAAATTTTACAGTACACTTCAATAATCTCTCATTTCCTGCAACAAACTTCTCAAAGATGCAGGCTCACAAATCACAACACACTTCCAGAAGCTCCCCACCCCCAGCACAAACTTCCATGTGGAGTACAGGGTAGAATGTGATAGCAGTGCTTTGCCCAGTCAGAgcaagggaggagaaaaataaaggctGAAAAGAGTGAAAGGGGACAAAGAAGATCATCAGTTCTTCGGTCCTGTGTTGGTCCTACCATGTGGGTGGTCTGGAGGTAGGGcagtaaaacaaagaaaatgaaagagaaagagaggaaaaagagcaggggggggggggtggaagGTACACTGATGCACTTCCTTTTATGATTAACTTGGTGCATGCCTCTGAGGCAAACTAGATTTTGTATGATGGAGCCCAGTACTGCTCCACCTCTGCAGAACTTTCTCTTCTATTCGCAATTTTCCTGTTGCACCAGTAAGAGT from Ammospiza nelsoni isolate bAmmNel1 chromosome 5, bAmmNel1.pri, whole genome shotgun sequence includes:
- the LOC132073465 gene encoding endogenous retrovirus group K member 7 Gag polyprotein-like yields the protein MNSQGVLDSWPRRRVIQVHADSETDACRDNQSTGHLSPVRTADGRQQFCHLGTPNFTFIRYRARAPTFPAENSQERKEEDRRRRDKNIVGGGPYRILVIGNRDPLGRSGGGGVGAAESGRWKPQGDYELRNILLWAKSQNFGTDPNTAFSVKAWKKVGNRLWQVIRAGDKTAVDLAVTWNSLFEALKEWRIERETEQDADEESGLISDGGAEVEGGSDGELGEESSDAMGVTWHAAKASGKAAKTSGQPALASSYQTPKPPYLTPAQQLEMVPVYTTPLRQLAEMSLAERKVQPSAPPLPSSLVQPSAPPLPSEMLEQPARPYPPLPDSDSNSESSDESPAVTPDLGQGALVSSSPKSSSLTAPWTLPPCQVTVLPRHPQEFWEFVRRKAVEEKNWDIIERLGAPRVPQENSAIANVACDNPMAFPVFKAAPGTGQNDSHHVFAWRVVQDLQSKVAQYGINSSEVMQLIRVINADLLAPYDITHLATILFQPVQYGVFQETWRRVAERTALTNVQLPQHDPHHAVGVDALMGSGPFANPDLQARWDPSILAQAQQIGMSALTKTMEMAAPKQKYVTIQQGMREPFLQFAEKLAAAIEKQVDDETLRDKLCVQLAKENANPDCRKIIDTLPGEPTLSEMVTACSKVGSVEHKMAALAAVLRPSAKCYNCGQQGHVKSQCTVQRTTFRPSASINVVCNRCAKTGHYAKQCRSRYHANGQLLPGNPKRSAKGRVGKQIPQQLQQQMRAFPALQSYPSANNSQGQQAGPQGLIYPPLTQ